One Micromonospora craniellae genomic region harbors:
- a CDS encoding carbohydrate ABC transporter permease — protein MTANATLSPPNRRRPVSWGNPLTYALALAVAAVSIVPVLYVIIGGFRATPQIVADPAGLPDPWVFDNYARVLTQSDFWAQAFNSAVIALGTTLGVVLLGVCAAFVLARYTFRGREVLYTFFTLGLLFPAGAAILPLYLMLRDLNLINSYYAVILPQIAFSLPLTIVILRPFLSAIPRELEDAAAIDGTGRLGFLWRIMLPLSRPALVTVGILAFVASWNAFLLPLLVLGDASLHTLPLGVQNFSSQYTSDTAGILAFTSLAMLPALLFFTFAEKQIVGGLQGAVKG, from the coding sequence GTGACCGCGAACGCCACCCTGTCCCCGCCCAACCGGCGTCGCCCGGTGTCGTGGGGCAACCCTCTCACCTACGCGCTGGCCCTCGCGGTCGCGGCGGTGTCGATCGTCCCGGTGCTGTACGTGATCATCGGCGGTTTTCGTGCCACCCCGCAGATCGTCGCGGATCCGGCCGGCCTGCCCGACCCGTGGGTCTTCGACAACTACGCCCGGGTGCTGACGCAGAGCGACTTCTGGGCGCAGGCGTTCAACAGCGCGGTGATCGCCCTGGGCACCACGCTCGGCGTCGTCCTGCTCGGGGTCTGCGCCGCGTTCGTGCTGGCCCGGTACACCTTCCGTGGCCGTGAGGTGCTCTACACCTTCTTCACGCTCGGCCTGCTCTTCCCGGCCGGCGCGGCGATCCTGCCGCTCTACCTCATGCTGCGCGACCTGAACCTGATCAACTCGTACTACGCGGTGATCCTTCCGCAGATCGCCTTCTCGTTGCCGTTGACGATCGTGATCCTGCGGCCCTTCCTCTCCGCGATCCCGCGCGAGCTGGAGGACGCCGCCGCGATCGACGGCACCGGTCGGCTCGGGTTCCTCTGGCGCATCATGCTCCCGCTGTCGCGTCCCGCCCTCGTCACCGTCGGCATCCTGGCGTTCGTGGCGAGCTGGAACGCCTTCCTCCTGCCGTTGCTCGTCCTCGGTGACGCCAGCCTGCACACCCTGCCGCTGGGCGTGCAGAACTTCTCCAGCCAGTACACCTCGGACACGGCCGGAATCCTCGCCTTCACGTCGCTGGCAATGCTGCCGGCACTTCTCTTCTTCACGTTCGCCGAGAAGCAGATCGTCGGTGGCCTGCAGGGCGCGGTCAAGGGCTGA
- a CDS encoding phage tail protein, translated as MRRPAIERLLPAAYQRACVPGSVLWALLDVMEALHAPDEAVLAEVDALFAPYRAPDGMVAYLARWVAMDHVVAAPRRDAPLPLPRSRLRDLVAHGAALATWRGTPDGLRTALELATGVTGFVLDEPADRPFHLVVRVPATAADQLDLVSRIVAAEKPAAVTADVTVTESAPAVGRATVPSPALVPTPPDPAPEEPS; from the coding sequence ATGCGTCGACCGGCCATTGAGCGGCTGCTGCCCGCCGCGTACCAGCGGGCCTGTGTGCCGGGCAGCGTGCTGTGGGCGCTGCTGGACGTGATGGAGGCGCTGCATGCGCCGGACGAGGCGGTGCTGGCCGAGGTTGACGCGCTGTTCGCGCCGTACCGCGCGCCGGACGGCATGGTGGCGTACCTGGCCCGGTGGGTGGCGATGGACCACGTGGTCGCCGCGCCCCGCCGGGACGCCCCGCTGCCGCTGCCGCGGAGCCGGCTGCGTGACCTGGTGGCGCACGGTGCGGCGCTGGCGACCTGGCGGGGCACCCCGGACGGGCTGCGGACCGCCCTGGAACTGGCCACCGGGGTCACCGGTTTCGTCCTCGACGAGCCGGCCGACCGGCCGTTCCACCTGGTCGTCCGGGTGCCGGCGACCGCCGCCGACCAGCTCGACCTGGTCAGCCGGATCGTGGCGGCGGAGAAACCGGCCGCCGTCACCGCCGACGTCACCGTCACGGAGAGCGCACCGGCGGTCGGCCGGGCCACCGTGCCATCCCCCGCCCTCGTTCCCACCCCGCCCGATCCCGCTCCGGAGGAGCCGTCATGA
- a CDS encoding putative baseplate assembly protein, with product MTLPVPHLDDRTFLDLVTEARERIRQSCPGWTDLSAHDPGIALLEAFAHLTEVMIYRLNQLPEKAYVSFLNLLGVTRHAPSAAWADVRFTRTGADDALRIPAGTRVAAARGADLRPVVFVTCEPALLAAGQREVTVRMHHCEPVEAELLGVGTGVPGQVLRAGRAPLARTAEPLDLLLGVEVPTGSVELGAAAREHEGRTFEIWRAVDSFAGLGPQDKAYLVDRCSGTVTFAPALDLRGPDSSGDDDPVAAVPPAGRQVRLWYRAGGGTAGNVAAGTLTSLRDPLPGVKVVNPSPAAGGREMEAMESVLLRGPYAFFAQQRAVTARDFEVLATGSGGVSRARAFTRAAVYSFARPGEVEVVLVPYVPDDSRPGGRLPVTELRGHEVEEARLRVEADLERRRSLGTTCRASWARYKAVSIRARVVVRREEDVEAVRRRIHDRLHQTLSPLPTALNPAGWAFGEPLRASNVYRLLEHAEPGVRYVESVRFVVDEAPDQQVRTIAADQYQPRTWYAGSGPVLFRSTNAGAGWEPAGRFDGETVQRVAPAPAPVRPGIVPRPGSVAVATVRSGGGSRVHLSTDLGESWSLLADLDSRISDLAWIDRDGAGALLVATDTGLYEVSLLPGAVPLQILVDPADADRGFYAVRAYVSERGAPGVAVAAQAGFGVYLSANAGRPGSFTHVGLANVDNRLLAVQYDGPATLLWSGAGEPDPKRPGQGCFRARLFESDVKWQTMQSGWIGGTCRDLTFSGTLALAATQSGGVLRLDTVAAQPQWSSVSVNCGLPLRDRTRFVPVDAIAATAGTDRLTAGTDRLVLAGGERGVHRSGDAVDWSASANQATADVVTVPDTWLLCSGEHDIEVVRQDASTGH from the coding sequence ATGACCCTGCCCGTGCCGCACCTGGACGACCGGACCTTCCTCGACCTGGTGACCGAGGCCCGGGAGCGGATCCGGCAGTCCTGCCCCGGCTGGACCGACCTGTCCGCGCACGATCCGGGCATCGCCCTGCTGGAGGCGTTCGCGCACCTCACCGAGGTGATGATCTATCGGCTGAACCAGTTGCCGGAGAAGGCGTACGTCTCCTTCCTCAACCTGCTCGGGGTGACCCGGCACGCCCCGTCGGCGGCCTGGGCGGACGTCCGGTTCACCCGCACCGGCGCCGACGACGCGCTGCGGATCCCGGCCGGCACCCGGGTCGCGGCGGCGCGCGGCGCGGACCTGCGACCGGTCGTCTTCGTCACCTGCGAGCCGGCGCTGCTCGCCGCCGGCCAGCGCGAGGTGACCGTGCGGATGCACCACTGCGAGCCGGTCGAGGCGGAACTGCTCGGCGTCGGCACCGGCGTGCCGGGGCAGGTGCTGCGCGCCGGGCGGGCCCCGCTGGCCCGGACCGCCGAACCGCTGGACCTGCTGCTCGGCGTCGAGGTGCCGACCGGCTCGGTGGAGTTGGGCGCGGCGGCCCGCGAGCACGAGGGACGCACCTTCGAGATCTGGCGGGCGGTGGACAGCTTCGCCGGCCTCGGGCCGCAGGACAAGGCGTACCTGGTGGACCGGTGCTCGGGCACGGTGACCTTCGCCCCGGCGCTGGACCTGCGCGGGCCGGACTCGTCGGGCGACGACGACCCGGTCGCGGCGGTGCCGCCCGCCGGGCGGCAGGTGCGGCTCTGGTACCGCGCCGGTGGCGGCACCGCCGGCAACGTGGCGGCCGGGACGCTGACCAGCCTGCGCGACCCGCTGCCCGGGGTGAAGGTGGTCAACCCGTCACCGGCGGCCGGTGGCCGGGAGATGGAGGCGATGGAGTCGGTGCTGCTGCGCGGCCCGTACGCCTTCTTCGCCCAGCAGCGCGCGGTGACCGCCCGCGACTTCGAGGTGCTGGCCACCGGCTCCGGCGGGGTGAGCCGGGCGCGCGCCTTCACCCGGGCCGCCGTCTACAGCTTCGCCCGGCCCGGCGAGGTCGAGGTGGTGCTGGTGCCGTACGTGCCGGACGACTCCCGGCCGGGCGGCCGGCTGCCGGTGACGGAGCTGCGCGGGCACGAGGTGGAGGAGGCCCGACTGCGGGTCGAGGCGGATCTGGAGCGCCGCCGCTCGCTCGGCACCACCTGCCGGGCGAGCTGGGCGCGGTACAAGGCGGTGTCGATCCGGGCCCGGGTGGTGGTCCGCCGGGAGGAGGACGTGGAGGCGGTCCGGCGGCGCATCCACGACCGGCTGCACCAGACGTTGAGCCCGCTGCCCACCGCGCTGAACCCGGCCGGCTGGGCGTTCGGCGAGCCGCTGCGCGCGTCCAACGTGTACCGGCTGCTGGAGCACGCCGAGCCGGGGGTGCGCTACGTCGAATCGGTGCGGTTCGTCGTCGACGAGGCCCCTGACCAGCAGGTACGCACCATCGCCGCAGACCAGTACCAGCCGCGCACCTGGTACGCGGGAAGCGGCCCGGTGCTGTTCCGCTCCACCAACGCCGGCGCCGGCTGGGAGCCGGCGGGCCGTTTCGACGGGGAGACCGTGCAGCGGGTGGCGCCCGCGCCCGCCCCGGTCCGGCCCGGCATCGTGCCCCGGCCCGGGTCGGTGGCGGTGGCCACCGTCCGCTCCGGTGGCGGTTCCCGGGTGCACCTGAGCACCGACCTCGGCGAGAGCTGGTCGCTGCTGGCCGATCTGGACTCGCGGATCAGTGACCTGGCCTGGATCGACCGGGACGGCGCGGGGGCACTGCTGGTCGCCACCGACACCGGCCTGTACGAGGTGTCGCTGCTGCCCGGCGCGGTGCCGTTGCAGATCCTGGTCGACCCGGCCGACGCCGACCGGGGCTTCTACGCGGTGCGGGCGTACGTCTCCGAGCGCGGCGCGCCCGGGGTGGCGGTGGCCGCGCAGGCCGGATTCGGGGTCTACCTGTCCGCCAACGCGGGACGGCCGGGCAGCTTCACCCACGTCGGCCTGGCCAACGTGGACAACCGGCTGCTCGCCGTGCAGTACGACGGCCCGGCCACCCTGCTGTGGAGCGGCGCCGGGGAGCCGGACCCGAAGCGGCCCGGTCAGGGCTGCTTCCGGGCCCGGCTGTTCGAGTCCGACGTGAAGTGGCAGACGATGCAGTCCGGCTGGATCGGCGGCACCTGCCGGGACCTGACCTTCAGCGGCACGCTGGCGCTGGCCGCCACGCAGAGCGGCGGGGTGTTGCGGCTGGACACCGTCGCGGCGCAGCCGCAGTGGTCGTCGGTGTCGGTCAACTGCGGGCTGCCGCTGCGTGACCGCACCCGGTTCGTGCCGGTGGACGCGATCGCCGCCACCGCCGGAACGGACCGGCTAACCGCCGGAACGGACCGGCTAGTGCTCGCGGGCGGTGAACGTGGCGTGCACCGCAGCGGCGACGCGGTCGACTGGTCGGCCAGCGCCAACCAGGCCACCGCCGACGTGGTCACCGTCCCGGACACCTGGCTGCTCTGCTCCGGCGAGCACGACATCGAGGTGGTGCGGCAGGATGCGTCGACCGGCCATTGA
- a CDS encoding beta-xylosidase/alpha-l-arabinosidase, with product MTEVHGVVGAPVPAQPGPGHDRHDRSDRPDDEARVRELLGRMTIEEKVAQLVGFWEKEDGETVAPLQGEFADVGKLETFSRHGLGHLTRAYGTRPVDAAARASWLWKFQSDLVTGTRLGIPAIVHEECLTGLSAWRAATFPTPLAWGAACDPELVTAMAEAIGASMRALGIHQGLAPVLDVIRDPRWGRVDECIAEDPYLVGTLGTSYVRGLQSQGVLAALKHFAGYSASRAGRNFAPVHAGPRELADVLIPPFEMAILDGDARSVMHSYAEIDGVPVAADPTMLTGILRDRWGFDGTVVADYFGVAFLHLLHHVAADHADAAVQALTAGVDIELPTGDAYLTVAESVRSGRLDEAVVDRAVLRVLRQKQALGLLDATFDDEPEPVDLDSPEHRSIARRLAEKSVVLVANKGVLPLSVGRRVAVVGPNADREGALFGCYSFLNHVLVQHPDVETGIEVPTVLAAARAEFGADMVSWARGCDVDTEDRSGFDEAVATTAAADVAVLVVGDHAGLFGRGTVGEGCDREDLELPGVQRELVEAVLATGTPVVLVLLTGRPYALGWALARCAAVVQAFFPGEEGAGAITGVLSGRVNPSGRLPVSLPGSAGAQPFSYLHPTLGEGNEVTNLPATPVAPFGHGLSYTTFEYADLTVPATVPTDGALPVSVRLTNTGAVAGAEVVQLYGRDLVASVTRPVAQLLGYHRVHLEPGQSVTVDLTVPTTRLAFTDRSLTRVVEPGEVDLWVGSSVRRDAEARTILVGDTTPVTNSSPRWTTTHVR from the coding sequence ATGACTGAGGTCCACGGCGTGGTCGGCGCACCGGTCCCGGCACAACCGGGGCCGGGCCACGACCGGCACGACCGGTCCGACCGACCGGACGACGAGGCACGGGTCCGCGAGCTGCTCGGGCGGATGACGATCGAGGAGAAGGTCGCCCAGCTCGTCGGCTTCTGGGAGAAGGAGGACGGCGAGACCGTCGCGCCGTTGCAGGGCGAGTTCGCCGACGTCGGCAAGCTGGAGACCTTCTCCCGGCACGGACTCGGCCACCTCACCCGGGCGTACGGCACCCGGCCCGTCGACGCTGCCGCCCGCGCGTCCTGGTTGTGGAAGTTCCAGTCGGACCTGGTGACCGGCACCCGGCTCGGCATCCCGGCGATCGTCCACGAGGAGTGCCTCACCGGGCTCTCCGCGTGGAGGGCGGCGACCTTCCCCACCCCGCTGGCGTGGGGCGCCGCCTGCGATCCGGAACTCGTCACCGCGATGGCCGAGGCGATCGGGGCGTCCATGCGGGCCCTCGGCATCCACCAGGGGCTCGCCCCGGTGCTCGACGTGATCCGTGACCCCCGGTGGGGGCGGGTCGACGAGTGCATCGCCGAAGATCCCTACCTCGTCGGCACGCTCGGCACGTCGTACGTGCGGGGACTCCAGTCGCAGGGCGTGCTGGCCGCGCTCAAGCACTTCGCCGGCTACTCCGCCTCCCGCGCCGGACGCAACTTCGCCCCGGTGCACGCCGGTCCCCGGGAACTCGCCGACGTGCTGATCCCGCCGTTCGAGATGGCGATCCTGGACGGCGACGCGCGGTCGGTCATGCACTCGTACGCGGAGATCGACGGCGTACCGGTGGCTGCCGACCCGACCATGCTGACCGGGATCCTGCGGGACCGGTGGGGCTTCGACGGCACGGTGGTCGCCGACTACTTCGGCGTGGCCTTCCTGCACCTGCTGCACCACGTCGCGGCCGACCACGCCGACGCGGCGGTGCAGGCGCTGACCGCCGGTGTCGACATCGAGCTGCCGACCGGCGACGCGTACCTGACGGTGGCCGAGTCGGTGCGGTCGGGCCGGCTCGACGAGGCGGTCGTGGACCGGGCGGTGCTGCGGGTGCTACGCCAGAAGCAGGCGCTCGGGCTGCTCGACGCCACCTTCGACGACGAGCCCGAGCCGGTCGACCTCGACTCGCCGGAGCACCGGTCGATCGCCCGCCGGCTCGCCGAGAAGTCCGTCGTGCTGGTCGCCAACAAGGGCGTACTCCCGCTGTCGGTCGGTCGGCGGGTGGCGGTGGTGGGGCCGAACGCGGACCGGGAGGGTGCGCTGTTCGGCTGCTACTCCTTCCTCAACCACGTGCTGGTCCAGCACCCGGACGTGGAGACCGGCATCGAGGTGCCCACGGTCCTCGCGGCGGCGCGGGCCGAGTTCGGCGCCGACATGGTGAGCTGGGCGCGGGGCTGCGACGTGGACACCGAGGACCGGTCCGGGTTCGACGAGGCGGTGGCCACCACCGCCGCGGCGGACGTGGCCGTCCTGGTGGTCGGCGACCACGCGGGCCTGTTCGGGCGCGGCACGGTCGGCGAGGGCTGCGACCGCGAGGACCTGGAGCTGCCGGGTGTCCAGCGTGAGCTGGTCGAGGCGGTGCTGGCGACCGGCACGCCGGTGGTCCTGGTGCTGCTCACCGGCCGGCCGTACGCGCTCGGCTGGGCGCTGGCCCGGTGCGCGGCCGTGGTGCAGGCGTTCTTCCCCGGCGAGGAGGGGGCGGGCGCGATCACCGGCGTACTCTCCGGCCGGGTCAACCCGTCGGGACGGCTGCCGGTCAGCCTGCCCGGCTCGGCCGGGGCGCAGCCGTTCTCGTACCTGCACCCGACCCTCGGCGAAGGCAACGAGGTGACCAACCTGCCGGCGACCCCGGTGGCACCCTTCGGTCACGGCCTGTCCTACACCACGTTCGAGTACGCCGACCTGACCGTCCCCGCCACGGTGCCGACCGACGGTGCGCTGCCGGTGAGCGTCCGGCTCACCAACACCGGTGCGGTGGCCGGCGCCGAGGTGGTCCAGCTCTACGGTCGTGACCTGGTCGCCTCGGTGACCCGGCCGGTGGCCCAGTTGCTGGGCTACCACCGGGTGCACCTGGAGCCGGGCCAGTCGGTCACCGTCGACTTGACGGTGCCCACCACCCGCCTGGCCTTCACCGACCGCAGCCTCACCCGCGTGGTGGAGCCCGGCGAGGTCGACCTCTGGGTGGGCAGCAGTGTCCGCCGGGACGCCGAGGCACGCACCATCCTGGTCGGCGACACCACCCCGGTGACCAACTCGTCGCCGCGCTGGACCACCACCCACGTGCGCTGA
- a CDS encoding carbohydrate ABC transporter permease has translation MTSTNPTTLDPAGGASAPPAGLRPVRRASRDRAAETRRKWYEIIGLTTPAIVVYVTFVLVPMGFAVYYSLFRWRGVGPPTEYIGFDNYVMAFQDPIFLDALRNNAIIVFGSLLVQGPIALGVALLLNRHFRGRTVFRLLAFVPYVLAEVTVGIMWKLILTPGGSLDALLQSIGMGGLVQAWLADLDIVIWTLLFVLTWKYVGFAIILLLAGLSNVPQELNEAAAIDGASWWQIQRHVTLPLLGPTIRIWMFLSMIGSLQVFDVIWVTSVPAVRSLGASATMATYMVDNGFFARLWGYGNAVAVILFVISFVAALLFQRFLLRRDIQGAMTGRAN, from the coding sequence GTGACCTCCACCAACCCCACCACACTGGACCCTGCCGGCGGCGCCTCCGCGCCGCCGGCGGGGCTCCGGCCCGTCCGGCGCGCCTCGCGGGACCGGGCCGCCGAGACGCGACGCAAGTGGTACGAGATCATCGGTCTCACCACACCGGCGATCGTCGTCTACGTGACGTTCGTACTGGTGCCGATGGGCTTCGCCGTCTACTACAGCCTCTTCCGCTGGCGTGGCGTCGGACCGCCCACCGAGTACATCGGGTTCGACAACTACGTCATGGCGTTCCAGGATCCGATCTTCCTCGACGCGCTGCGCAACAACGCCATCATCGTCTTCGGCTCGCTGCTGGTGCAGGGGCCGATCGCCCTCGGCGTGGCCCTGCTGCTCAACCGACACTTCCGTGGCCGCACCGTGTTCCGCCTGCTGGCGTTCGTGCCGTACGTGCTCGCCGAGGTCACCGTCGGCATCATGTGGAAGCTGATCCTGACCCCCGGCGGCAGCCTCGACGCGCTGCTCCAGTCGATCGGGATGGGCGGCCTGGTGCAGGCATGGCTGGCCGACCTGGACATCGTCATCTGGACGCTGCTGTTCGTGCTCACCTGGAAGTACGTCGGCTTCGCCATCATCCTGCTGCTCGCCGGCCTGTCCAACGTGCCGCAGGAGCTGAACGAGGCCGCCGCCATCGACGGCGCGAGCTGGTGGCAGATCCAGCGGCACGTCACCCTGCCGCTGCTGGGCCCCACCATCCGGATCTGGATGTTCCTGTCGATGATCGGTTCGTTGCAGGTCTTCGACGTGATCTGGGTGACCTCGGTGCCCGCCGTACGCTCGCTCGGCGCCTCCGCGACCATGGCCACGTACATGGTGGACAACGGGTTCTTCGCCCGGCTGTGGGGGTACGGCAACGCCGTGGCGGTGATCCTCTTCGTCATCTCGTTCGTCGCGGCACTGCTGTTCCAGCGGTTCCTGCTCCGCCGCGACATCCAGGGCGCCATGACCGGAAGGGCGAACTGA
- a CDS encoding ABC transporter substrate-binding protein produces MAIKRRVTTAIALSITTALLAAGCGGGGESEAPPESELFKNPVTLTWWHNASQDGPGKTYWQKVADDFTALHPTVTIEIEAIETNQLQRTRLPAALLSNDPPDIFQAWGGGEIREQVEADYLKDITEQVKTEVGNIGSAAEIWQVDGKQYGLPYRMGIEGIWYNKDMFQRAGIAAPPTTFEELNDAVTKLKAINVVPIALGAGDKWPAAHWWYNFALRACSVDTLKKASTETVFDDPCFVKAGQDLKTFIDTTPFQDNFIATPGQNDPTSANGLLANGKAAMELMGDWNKGTLETVASDEEALKKFLGWFPVPAISGSAGDPKAALGGGDGFACAKNAPGECVEFLKYIVSPEVQKGYAQTGTGLPVAKGAEAGVEDPALRSILEATTGATYVQLWLDTAFGSTVGNAMNDAIVAIFAGNGTPEQVVEAMKAAARK; encoded by the coding sequence ATGGCTATAAAGCGCCGCGTCACCACCGCCATAGCGCTGTCCATCACCACAGCACTGCTTGCCGCAGGGTGTGGCGGCGGCGGTGAGTCCGAAGCTCCTCCCGAGAGTGAGCTGTTCAAGAACCCGGTGACCCTGACCTGGTGGCACAACGCCTCCCAGGACGGGCCCGGCAAGACCTACTGGCAGAAGGTCGCCGACGACTTCACCGCGCTCCATCCGACCGTCACGATCGAGATCGAGGCGATCGAGACCAACCAGCTCCAGCGCACCCGGCTGCCCGCCGCGCTGCTCAGCAACGACCCGCCGGACATCTTCCAGGCGTGGGGCGGCGGCGAGATCCGTGAGCAGGTCGAGGCCGACTACCTCAAGGACATCACCGAGCAGGTGAAGACCGAGGTCGGCAACATCGGCAGCGCCGCCGAGATCTGGCAGGTGGACGGCAAGCAGTACGGTCTGCCGTACCGGATGGGCATCGAGGGCATCTGGTACAACAAGGACATGTTCCAGCGGGCCGGCATCGCCGCTCCGCCGACCACGTTCGAGGAGCTCAACGACGCGGTCACCAAGCTCAAGGCGATCAACGTCGTGCCGATCGCGCTGGGCGCCGGTGACAAGTGGCCCGCCGCCCACTGGTGGTACAACTTCGCCCTGCGCGCCTGCTCCGTGGACACGCTGAAGAAGGCCAGCACCGAGACGGTCTTCGACGACCCGTGCTTCGTGAAGGCCGGCCAGGACCTCAAGACCTTCATCGACACCACGCCGTTCCAGGACAACTTCATCGCCACCCCGGGCCAGAACGACCCGACCAGCGCCAACGGTCTGCTCGCCAACGGCAAGGCCGCCATGGAGCTGATGGGCGACTGGAACAAGGGCACGCTGGAGACCGTGGCCTCCGACGAGGAGGCCCTCAAGAAGTTCCTCGGCTGGTTCCCGGTGCCGGCGATCTCCGGCTCCGCCGGTGACCCGAAGGCGGCCCTCGGCGGTGGCGACGGTTTCGCCTGCGCCAAGAACGCCCCGGGCGAGTGCGTCGAGTTCCTCAAGTACATCGTCAGCCCCGAGGTGCAGAAGGGCTACGCGCAGACCGGCACCGGCCTGCCCGTCGCCAAGGGCGCCGAGGCCGGCGTCGAGGACCCGGCCCTGCGTTCCATCCTGGAGGCCACCACCGGCGCGACCTACGTGCAGCTCTGGCTGGACACCGCGTTCGGTAGCACCGTCGGCAACGCGATGAACGACGCGATCGTCGCCATCTTCGCCGGCAACGGGACGCCCGAGCAGGTCGTCGAGGCGATGAAGGCGGCCGCGCGCAAGTGA
- a CDS encoding GPW/gp25 family protein: protein MRAIRFLGAGFNAGRSGGLGLTAAGGLAMTDGDETVRQALFLLLSTTPGERLMRPGYGSRLHRLVFAPNDDTTAGLAIHYVRAAVTRWEPRVDVLDVDAGPDPDDPWRLVIRLDYRIRASLTPGQLVFSVDLLPTDDDPSGPTPDPGADAEEGR from the coding sequence GTGAGGGCGATCCGGTTCCTCGGCGCGGGTTTCAACGCCGGTCGCAGCGGTGGGCTCGGGCTGACCGCGGCCGGCGGGCTGGCCATGACCGACGGCGACGAGACGGTACGCCAGGCGCTGTTCCTGCTGCTGTCCACCACGCCGGGCGAGCGGCTGATGCGCCCCGGGTACGGCTCCCGGCTACACCGGTTGGTCTTCGCGCCGAACGACGACACCACCGCCGGGTTGGCCATCCACTACGTCCGGGCGGCGGTCACCCGCTGGGAGCCCCGTGTCGACGTGCTCGACGTGGACGCCGGGCCGGACCCGGACGATCCGTGGCGGCTGGTGATCCGGCTGGACTACCGGATCCGGGCCAGCCTCACCCCCGGACAGTTGGTCTTCTCCGTGGACCTGCTGCCGACCGACGACGACCCGTCGGGCCCGACCCCGGATCCCGGCGCCGACGCTGAGGAGGGGCGATGA
- a CDS encoding phage baseplate assembly protein V → MSGGAPRALTVLLDGGPLDGPGRVLSARVAARLDRPTQCEVALTTGPGSATPAATARVGARLEVRLDGHPAAMFGGEVTAVEVEYAADGAAILRIRAYDALHRLRKRQRLRVFESVTAAGLAAELCADLGLRVDAEVDGPRLERLPHHRPSDLDLLLEVAGRAGLHLSVDDDVLRLLTLDGYGTPLPLTFGRDVHGLRLSVNADTAVGESAALGWHPQRAEPLASQAGVPRCGRETPVDPDPADVGADGTRTALDQPGRSDDEIAALAQARLDVRAAALVTAEGTAEGDPALRPGRRIRLTGVTEPMAGTYVLTEVVHTVDADGYLSRFSTVPPPAPPAGPPAPAVVTLGTVTDVADPDGLGRVRVELPAYGGADAGWLAVLCPGAGRGKGLVALPDPQDHVLVALPGGEPASGVVLGALFGAVPPYDTGVDDGRARRWSLRTSGGQQVVVDDVARSLRLSTDGGSWLELTPELVTLHAAADLVLSAPGRAMVVRARSVDFLHAEATEDPGTAAERARSLARAHHQGGG, encoded by the coding sequence ATGAGCGGCGGCGCGCCCCGGGCGCTGACCGTACTGCTCGACGGCGGCCCGCTCGACGGCCCCGGGCGGGTGCTCTCGGCGCGGGTGGCCGCCCGGCTGGACCGGCCCACCCAGTGCGAGGTGGCACTGACCACCGGGCCGGGCAGCGCCACGCCGGCCGCCACGGCCCGGGTCGGCGCACGCCTGGAGGTCCGCCTCGACGGACACCCGGCGGCAATGTTCGGCGGTGAGGTCACCGCCGTCGAGGTCGAGTACGCCGCCGACGGCGCGGCGATCCTGCGGATCCGGGCGTACGACGCGCTGCACCGGCTGCGCAAGCGGCAACGGTTGCGGGTGTTCGAGTCGGTGACCGCCGCCGGGCTGGCCGCCGAGCTCTGCGCCGACCTGGGACTGCGGGTCGACGCCGAGGTCGACGGGCCACGGCTGGAGCGGTTGCCGCACCACCGCCCGAGCGACCTGGACCTGCTGCTGGAGGTGGCCGGCCGGGCCGGGCTGCACCTCAGTGTCGATGACGACGTGCTGCGCCTGCTGACGCTCGACGGGTACGGCACACCGCTCCCGCTCACGTTCGGCCGCGACGTGCACGGCCTGCGCCTGTCGGTGAACGCCGACACCGCCGTGGGCGAGAGCGCCGCGCTGGGCTGGCACCCGCAGCGGGCCGAACCGCTCGCCTCCCAGGCCGGGGTGCCCCGGTGCGGGCGGGAAACGCCGGTGGACCCGGATCCCGCCGACGTCGGCGCGGACGGCACCCGCACCGCCCTGGACCAGCCGGGCCGCAGCGACGACGAGATCGCCGCGCTGGCCCAGGCCCGGCTGGACGTACGCGCGGCGGCGCTGGTGACCGCCGAGGGCACCGCCGAGGGTGATCCCGCGTTGCGCCCCGGCCGCCGGATCCGGTTGACCGGGGTCACCGAGCCGATGGCCGGCACGTACGTGCTGACCGAGGTGGTGCACACCGTCGACGCCGACGGGTACCTCAGTCGTTTCTCCACCGTGCCGCCTCCGGCGCCACCGGCCGGGCCACCCGCCCCGGCGGTGGTCACCCTGGGCACCGTCACCGACGTGGCCGACCCGGACGGGCTGGGCCGGGTGCGGGTGGAACTGCCGGCGTACGGCGGGGCGGACGCGGGTTGGCTGGCGGTGCTCTGCCCGGGGGCCGGCCGGGGCAAGGGACTGGTGGCGCTGCCCGATCCGCAGGACCACGTGCTGGTGGCGCTGCCCGGTGGCGAACCCGCCTCCGGTGTGGTGCTCGGCGCGCTGTTCGGCGCCGTCCCGCCGTACGACACCGGGGTGGACGACGGGCGGGCCCGACGCTGGTCGCTGCGGACCTCGGGCGGGCAGCAGGTGGTGGTCGACGACGTGGCCCGCAGCCTGCGGCTGAGCACCGACGGCGGTAGCTGGCTGGAGCTGACCCCGGAGCTGGTCACCCTGCACGCCGCCGCCGACCTGGTGCTCTCCGCCCCGGGTCGGGCGATGGTGGTGCGCGCCCGCAGCGTCGACTTCCTGCACGCCGAGGCGACCGAGGACCCGGGCACCGCCGCCGAGCGGGCCCGCAGCCTGGCCCGCGCCCATCACCAAGGAGGTGGCTGA